CTCGAGGTCAAGTCGATGTTCGGCCACCAGTGATCTGACAGGGCGGCTCTTGCCGTCCGGATAGACCAGAGCGGCTCCCGTTTCGAATGAAGCGGGAGCCGTTCCTTTTTGCGCCGGTGGGGCAGCGGGCTAGTTCCGAGGGTTCCTCCGTGAGCTATTTCAGGCGGCGTAGACGCCGTCATTCCCCGGCGTGCCGACCTCTTTCGCTGCCCTGGCGATTCAGTCGCGGAAGGCCTTGACCCGCGGCGCCTTGGCCTTGTGCTCGCTTGGTCAAGGTTGGATCGGTATCGTTGATTTCAACGCTGGCAAACAGATGGCCGATCTCGCTTCCGCCAAGGCCGTCACCTGTGTTGCCGAGCGCGTCGGCGATGGCTTGCAGTTTACCGTCTCGCGTCGAACCGCTTGAGGGCGAGATGGGCGGTCAGCAACACGACGTGCAATCGAAAACTGCTATCCTGTTGGTCGGATAGTCCAGGGTGAGAACCGTGCGGATGAAGTCGTGCCATCAGGCCATTGATAAACCCGACGCCATTGTCACCCCATTCATTCAACGACCGATCGAAGATTGGTGACGTCACATTGGCCAGATGCGCGCGACGCTCGCGCCCTGGTTTCCGCGTCGTCGCTGCTGGGTCGATCCTCGTCGCCATTTCATCGAATAGGCTTTCGAGAAATGATCTGATCTGGCTGTTGGCAGATGCCCAGAGGCCTCTCGCATGACTCTCGAACGCTTGCTCGAGATGGCCCTTTGCGGTCGTGAAGCCGTGTTTCGACAGCAGCCGGATCAATTCCGATTCCGTCTCTGGCAATCCAAGGTCGACCGGCGATGAGCGGCGCAGCACGCGATCTGTAACAACGAAGCCGTCGCTTTCCAGGGCGCGCTTGAAACTCTCAATAACAGGGGATGGAGCATCCGGCGTTGACCAGGGGCGCGGTATCTCGTCGGGCGGCAGGGAAGCAACGGCCTTTTCGACGATGATGTCGGCGAACAGCTCTCCGTCGACAACGTAGCCGGGATGATCGTCCACAAATTTCTTTAGATCATTCAGGCGTGCCTTGATGCTGATCCCCTTTTCGCGGATGGCATCGTAGATCTCCCGGTCTAGATCGATGAGGAACGAGCTGATTTCGGCGTGGGTGAACTTGTTGTCCTTGTCGAGAACGTTGATAGCGGCGTTCACCGTGCGCCGTGCAAAGCGCGCCCGCTTAGGTTCCCTCATCGGACCGAAATGCTCTTCCACAAGGTGGTTGGCGTTGACCTCCAGAAATTTGCGAGCCCGCTCGTCAGCCACTGGCTGGAATTCATTGACGACACCATCGTGGTCGGCTGCCACCTCGAAATACGCGCCACTCGGCGTGCGGTAGAGTCGCCACCATGCCTGCGACAATTCGTGTCGATGGCTTCCGGATGCGATTTCAGTCGCGATGTCCGTATCGTAAGTCACACCACCAATCGTCTTTTTCATCACAAATCTCGCAGTAGTTGGTGGTGTATCCCGTTTTTATGGGCGCGGAGGCATAGTGGCCGCGTCTATGCGTCGATGTATCAATGACACCAGTGAAAACAAATCTTCCGCATCCTCCTTGGACATCTGCCAATGGATGCGGGCGGCATGGGCAGTGGGATTGCGGAACATGCCAAATATCCCTTTCAGAAGATTGACAAAGCCCTTTTGTTCACTGTGTTCGCTCTCCGAACTCAGCGTGTTGATGGCCAGCATCGGGGCCGGCCCGCCGAAGGCCCGATCAGCAAGCCCACTGCCGTCATCGGTCAGGCCCGTGCGGGCTCGGATTTTGTCCGCGACGCTTTTGACTGCCTCCAGCACAGCATGAAAATAATTGTCCGCTAGCAGTTCCTGTTTGCAGAACCGCAACACATCGGGATGGACGCCACGGCTGATCAGATCGGCGCGAAGCTCCCGCGCGCGCCGGGCGGCATCAGACAATGTTCTCGCTTGTTCGACGGTTTCAAGCTGGCCGGTTGCATCAATGGCGAGGCCAGCAAAGGCCAAGGCCCGGTTAAGATTGAGCCGCATCGGCTCGAACCGTTCGGATTCCCGCGCGAACCGCTCGGGCTTCATCGCCTTGCGGATAAACGCGATCACATGCATCCGATCTTGCCGTGTGTTCTGATCATGGGCGAACGCATTGTAGAGACGATGCCGCTTGGTCAGGGCTGGATCCGTGTCATTGATTTTGGAGCTGGCAAGCAGGTGGCCGATCTCGCTTCCGCTAAGGCCGTCGCGCGTGTCGCCGAGCGCGTCGGCGATGGCTTGCAGCTGGGATTGGGTGAATGTCGCCATGGGGTCTTCGCACCGCCTTTGGATGACCGATCAGCCGAGAAGCTTCATTGCGGTGGCGATGGGCAGGAACAGGCTCATCGGTCGGCTGGCGAAGGGCATGAAGCCAAAATGCCGGTAGAAGGCCGCAGCGCTTTCATCCTTGGCATCGACCACCATCGTGAACACCGCGGCCTCGGCCCGCACCGCGCGCTGGATCGCATCGAACAGAAGCGCCGCGCCGAGGTCTCGTCCGCGATATTGGCGATCGACGGCGAGCCTGCCGATCAGGGCTGCCGGGAGCACAGGATAGCGCGGCAGGCGTTTGGTCTCGGCCTCGGGGAGGTCGAGCACCGGAATGCTGGCGGCTGCGAGCGTATAATACCCGGCGATGATGGCACCCTCTGCCGGAGAGGCGACAAAGCAGTTTGAGATGTGACGGCGCACATCCTGGCTGGCCTGATTTTGCAGGTAGCGGTCAAGCGCATCGACGCCGCAGGAGAAAGCCAAGCGATCGTGCTCGGGTGCGAGGGATCGGATAATGAACGATGCCGTCACCGCGATTCCAGCACCAGGCGATGATGGGCGTCGCGGGCACGGCGCAAAGCAGCGGTGGGTTCGGGCGGATTGAGCAGCGCTTGCGCAAGCGCGCGCTGGTCATCAACCGAAAGCCGGATGATCTGTGTCTCAGCAATCGTCTTCTGCGCCGCCTCTTGGGCCGCGGCGACGACGAAGTCACTGAGGCTGCGCCCTTGTATTTCGGCGGCACGCTTGAGGACGGCGAGGGCGTCCGGCGATACCCGTGCTTCAAGCCGGGTGGAACGGGTAGAGTTCTGGCGCATCCTTTTTCTCCTCCCTATAGTGTACGGTAATTTGCCGGACATTTCAAGAAAAGTGACCCGCAAAGACAAGGGCCATGGTCCGGTGCAGGTGGAGCGAAATTTCCCTGGCGAGACGTTGGCCTTAGGGCTCTCAGGAGAGCGCGGAGGCTTTCCCCCTGAGGGTCCGAGGGTGCGGCAGCGGCACGATCCCTGTGCAGGGCCGCGCCGTGCTGTCCGGCCGTCTCAAACAGGGAGGCTGGCGGGC
This portion of the Phreatobacter stygius genome encodes:
- a CDS encoding TIGR02391 family protein codes for the protein MATFTQSQLQAIADALGDTRDGLSGSEIGHLLASSKINDTDPALTKRHRLYNAFAHDQNTRQDRMHVIAFIRKAMKPERFARESERFEPMRLNLNRALAFAGLAIDATGQLETVEQARTLSDAARRARELRADLISRGVHPDVLRFCKQELLADNYFHAVLEAVKSVADKIRARTGLTDDGSGLADRAFGGPAPMLAINTLSSESEHSEQKGFVNLLKGIFGMFRNPTAHAARIHWQMSKEDAEDLFSLVSLIHRRIDAATMPPRP
- a CDS encoding GNAT family N-acetyltransferase — protein: MTASFIIRSLAPEHDRLAFSCGVDALDRYLQNQASQDVRRHISNCFVASPAEGAIIAGYYTLAAASIPVLDLPEAETKRLPRYPVLPAALIGRLAVDRQYRGRDLGAALLFDAIQRAVRAEAAVFTMVVDAKDESAAAFYRHFGFMPFASRPMSLFLPIATAMKLLG
- a CDS encoding DUF1778 domain-containing protein; amino-acid sequence: MRQNSTRSTRLEARVSPDALAVLKRAAEIQGRSLSDFVVAAAQEAAQKTIAETQIIRLSVDDQRALAQALLNPPEPTAALRRARDAHHRLVLESR